The following proteins come from a genomic window of Rutidosis leptorrhynchoides isolate AG116_Rl617_1_P2 chromosome 10, CSIRO_AGI_Rlap_v1, whole genome shotgun sequence:
- the LOC139872614 gene encoding diacylglycerol O-acyltransferase 1-2 isoform X2, whose amino-acid sequence MALSDTPEIGVTASTTTTTIRGDIRRRTTVKPDAGIGIGDGLYDSSSSSKTNSDGENNDFSNNNNNNGEQIGDTFIEESKENEEKKIDDKKTTAVHYTYRPSSPAHRRIKESPLSSDAIFKQSHAGLFNLCIVVLVAVNSRLIIENLMKYGLLINSNFWFSSRSLRDWPLLMCCLSLAAFPFAAYIVEKLAWRKRISNPVVITLHAMINTTAILYPVFMILRFDSVVLSGVSLMLFACINWLKLISFVHTNYDMRSLVNSIEKGESESTSSDTELFYDVNFKSLVYFMVAPTLCYQISYPRTAVIRKGWVIRQLIKLVIFTGLMGFIIEQYINPIVKNSRHPLKGDILYAIERVLKLSVPNLYVWLCMFYCFFHLWLNILAELLCFGDREFYKDWWNAQTIEEYWRLWNMPVHKWIVRHLYFPCLRNGIPKGVAVLIAFFMSAVFHELCIAVPCHIFKFWAFIGIMFQVPLVLLTSYLQKKFQNSMVGNIIFWCFFSILGQPMCVLLYYHDVMNQKKV is encoded by the exons ATGGCGTTATCAGATACGCCTGAGATCGGAGTAACGGCATCCACGACGACCACAACTATCCGCGGTGATATACGACGCAGGACGACTGTCAAACCTGATGCCGGAATTGGAATCGGTGACGGATTGTACGATTCATCGTCCTCTTCCAAAACCAACTCCGATGGTgagaataatgattttagtaataataacaataacaacgggGAACAGATCGGAGATACATTTATAGAAGAATCCAAAGAAAACGAAGAGAAGAAAATAGATGATAAAAAAACGACCGCGGTGCATTATACGTATAGGCCGTCGTCTCCAGCTCATCGTAGAATTAAAGAGTCACCGCTTAGCTCTGACGCTATCTTCAAGCAG AGTCATGCAGGTCTCTTTAATCTTTGCATAGTGGTGCTTGTTGCAGTAAACAGTAGACTCATCATCGAAAATCTGATGAAG TATGGATTATTGATCAATTCCAATTTTTGGTTCAGTTCAAGATCATTGAGAGATTGGCCACTTCTAATGTGCTG CCTCTCTCTTGCGGCTTTCCCTTTTGCTGCTTACATTGTTGAGAAGTTAGCATGGCGAAAACGTATATCGAATCCT GTTGTAATCACTCTTCATGCTATGATAAATACAACAGCAATTCTATATCCAGTTTTCATGATTCTAAG GTTCGATTCAGTTGTTCTATCAGGTGTTTCATTAATGCTGTTCGCTTGCATAAATTGGTTGAAGTTAATATCCTTTGTTCACACAAATTATGACATGCGGTCGCTAGTAAACTCAATTGAAAAG gGAGAATCGGAGTCCACATCTTCAGATACAGAGTTATTTTACGATGTAAACTTCAAAAGTCTGGTTTATTTCATGGTTGCTCCTACTTTGTGTTACCAG ATTAGCTATCCTCGTACTGCTGTTATACGAAAGGGTTGGGTGATACGGCAACTGATCAAGCTAGTAATATTTACTGGGCTCATGGGATTCATTATTGAACAA TATATCAATCCAATTGTCAAGAACTCTCGGCATCCATTAAAAGGAGACATTTTATATGCAATTGAGCGGGTTTTAAAGCTTTCAGTTCCAAATTTATATGTTTGGCTCTGCATGTTTTACTGCTTTTTTCACCTTTG GTTAAATATACTTGCTGAGCTTCTTTGTTTTGGGGATCGGGAATTTTATAAAGATTGGTGGAATGCACAAACTATTGAAGAG TATTGGAGACTATGGAATATG CCTGTTCATAAATGGATTGTGCGGCATCTCTATTTTCCATGCTTGCGAAATGGGATCCCTAAG GGTGTTGCCGTTTTGATTGCATTTTTCATGTCTGCTGTGTTTCATGAG CTTTGCATTGCTGTTCCCTGCCACATTTTCAAATTTTGGGCCTTTATCGGGATCATGTTTCAG GTCCCATTGGTGTTACTCACTAGTTACTTGCAGAAAAAGTTCCAAAACTCGATG GTGGGAAATATAATATTTTGGTGCTTCTTTAGCATACTTGGTCAACCCATGTGTGTATTACTCTACTACCATGATGTGATGAATCAAAAG AAAGTGTAG
- the LOC139872614 gene encoding diacylglycerol O-acyltransferase 1-2 isoform X1 gives MALSDTPEIGVTASTTTTTIRGDIRRRTTVKPDAGIGIGDGLYDSSSSSKTNSDGENNDFSNNNNNNGEQIGDTFIEESKENEEKKIDDKKTTAVHYTYRPSSPAHRRIKESPLSSDAIFKQSHAGLFNLCIVVLVAVNSRLIIENLMKYGLLINSNFWFSSRSLRDWPLLMCCLSLAAFPFAAYIVEKLAWRKRISNPVVITLHAMINTTAILYPVFMILRFDSVVLSGVSLMLFACINWLKLISFVHTNYDMRSLVNSIEKGESESTSSDTELFYDVNFKSLVYFMVAPTLCYQISYPRTAVIRKGWVIRQLIKLVIFTGLMGFIIEQYINPIVKNSRHPLKGDILYAIERVLKLSVPNLYVWLCMFYCFFHLWLNILAELLCFGDREFYKDWWNAQTIEEYWRLWNMPVHKWIVRHLYFPCLRNGIPKGVAVLIAFFMSAVFHELCIAVPCHIFKFWAFIGIMFQVPLVLLTSYLQKKFQNSMVGNIIFWCFFSILGQPMCVLLYYHDVMNQKVNGK, from the exons ATGGCGTTATCAGATACGCCTGAGATCGGAGTAACGGCATCCACGACGACCACAACTATCCGCGGTGATATACGACGCAGGACGACTGTCAAACCTGATGCCGGAATTGGAATCGGTGACGGATTGTACGATTCATCGTCCTCTTCCAAAACCAACTCCGATGGTgagaataatgattttagtaataataacaataacaacgggGAACAGATCGGAGATACATTTATAGAAGAATCCAAAGAAAACGAAGAGAAGAAAATAGATGATAAAAAAACGACCGCGGTGCATTATACGTATAGGCCGTCGTCTCCAGCTCATCGTAGAATTAAAGAGTCACCGCTTAGCTCTGACGCTATCTTCAAGCAG AGTCATGCAGGTCTCTTTAATCTTTGCATAGTGGTGCTTGTTGCAGTAAACAGTAGACTCATCATCGAAAATCTGATGAAG TATGGATTATTGATCAATTCCAATTTTTGGTTCAGTTCAAGATCATTGAGAGATTGGCCACTTCTAATGTGCTG CCTCTCTCTTGCGGCTTTCCCTTTTGCTGCTTACATTGTTGAGAAGTTAGCATGGCGAAAACGTATATCGAATCCT GTTGTAATCACTCTTCATGCTATGATAAATACAACAGCAATTCTATATCCAGTTTTCATGATTCTAAG GTTCGATTCAGTTGTTCTATCAGGTGTTTCATTAATGCTGTTCGCTTGCATAAATTGGTTGAAGTTAATATCCTTTGTTCACACAAATTATGACATGCGGTCGCTAGTAAACTCAATTGAAAAG gGAGAATCGGAGTCCACATCTTCAGATACAGAGTTATTTTACGATGTAAACTTCAAAAGTCTGGTTTATTTCATGGTTGCTCCTACTTTGTGTTACCAG ATTAGCTATCCTCGTACTGCTGTTATACGAAAGGGTTGGGTGATACGGCAACTGATCAAGCTAGTAATATTTACTGGGCTCATGGGATTCATTATTGAACAA TATATCAATCCAATTGTCAAGAACTCTCGGCATCCATTAAAAGGAGACATTTTATATGCAATTGAGCGGGTTTTAAAGCTTTCAGTTCCAAATTTATATGTTTGGCTCTGCATGTTTTACTGCTTTTTTCACCTTTG GTTAAATATACTTGCTGAGCTTCTTTGTTTTGGGGATCGGGAATTTTATAAAGATTGGTGGAATGCACAAACTATTGAAGAG TATTGGAGACTATGGAATATG CCTGTTCATAAATGGATTGTGCGGCATCTCTATTTTCCATGCTTGCGAAATGGGATCCCTAAG GGTGTTGCCGTTTTGATTGCATTTTTCATGTCTGCTGTGTTTCATGAG CTTTGCATTGCTGTTCCCTGCCACATTTTCAAATTTTGGGCCTTTATCGGGATCATGTTTCAG GTCCCATTGGTGTTACTCACTAGTTACTTGCAGAAAAAGTTCCAAAACTCGATG GTGGGAAATATAATATTTTGGTGCTTCTTTAGCATACTTGGTCAACCCATGTGTGTATTACTCTACTACCATGATGTGATGAATCAAAAGGTGAATGGCAAATAA